From Micropterus dolomieu isolate WLL.071019.BEF.003 ecotype Adirondacks linkage group LG06, ASM2129224v1, whole genome shotgun sequence:
AAACGGCAGAATTGGCCAATTGTCAGTGACTCCCAAAACGACGTATATGACCCTTTCCCTAATGGacatacagtatactatatGACCGTTGGAAAGTACCGGTCCAGCAACAGGTGCATCATAACGTAAGTCACGTGATGTTGCAtgtggttttggttaggtttaggcagcaaaacgACCTTTGCTGCCGTCATACGGCCACTAGAGGCTGGgcctaacaataaacataaaaaagggATTGTAATGACCTGCTTTAACAATCGACCCGTATGGTTATTTATCTGTTGAAATATAGATTGTAATAGGGTGTATATttacttattgggagaaaactggtagttctatgtaaaatcagacattgatcACCCCTATATCGccaaatggcatgatccttgtttcactgcggagctttgactgtgagattgacagtcgaatcaggctctgcccatcaaAGCTTCGATTCTTCGACtgtttggggtcagccctacacTGATGAATGCttttttagacaaaaaaaatcttctcTCAAAgtccacttcctcaacacatAGGCAAgtagcatggctaaattagttatgaattttaataaatgtatgagaattaatacccaattataaattttaataattcataaaatcaaaaaaatattcctcgtttcagggcaccaccggagttgttataatcctagagtctctggacctctaggtagcttttaataattatacaattattactagtgatcagttcgCTAAtaatcttaaatcagtcagtcagtctcatatctaaagggtcaattctcttggcagggacgtagaaataggcaacacacacagctcttgattatattacagtgaatttattctctaactaatgcgatataaaagggtggttaaataaagggaaaataaacaatggctgaacaatgagaaatggaggttcaattgtgggaagcatttgactcatacggcagaggagaactaatgaaagtaagctatgagtttaggagttaaaaggaaatattaccATTACGGGACATCCTTGACTACAGAATGTTTAttaggtcttacggcttgtcgacggcctgctttggcctgttgctggtcccacgctagctgcccgatcctggctttttgctagagattctccggggttctccgtgtctgactgaagaaaacgcctcctccgtctggcaactcggctgttttcaggtttccttcgttgccgctggcgagaccacgtggcttggtctgacctcggtgaagttggcttgacgaaaaagcttaaaatggaacttggtcgttcctgaattagtccagtgtaacttaactgactgataactttaacaaaacaaaagaaagaaagaaaataaaacaaacagaggggcagatcgatgtctcggCACTTTGCGTGTGTAGCTTaaagcgaacaaaggcctgttgcgcTGGCCGACTCTtaggcgttgcctggcgaggcgtccacagagcagagcggaagacaAGAGCAcgaggggaggagaagagcagagagagagcgagagcgacgttgcgtgtcgctcttttgttgcctggggcgtggttccccagagggcgtttcaggtttcccaagggactgcctttctaaatttaatgtctaaaagaaaagaaatctatttgcacgtattataatcaaacattttccacaatcaaacctcaatggtcgaacagttgtaccgttctaagttaagcatttggtaacaggaaaacagttgtcacattattggtcaggatatttatacatttaacgggaTTTCCAACGagggtatgtaatacttatttcgtccacttgggggagctcaggttacatgaggaaagcttagattaatccacgaccatctctccttaggaaatggggaattcagccttaaattcaagctggataaTTTTAACAGATAACatttttgataggctgttcagggaaatgctaatcgctggttcgtgtcccttttgtcagtttaacaatCAGTCActgcgttatcagcttcggaatcaaaaaggtgccagttttatggtcagggatagcacttagagaaagcaactttcccaacccccttccgttggggtctcttcagcagtctattgaaagttgatctttaacccccctgctcctctctaggagaggaaaagaggaatttggagtagctccaaatttatttaatataaaatgcacaaaaccaCACCGTTGTCACACTACAGGCAAAAAGCCCATTCCATTCGCAGTGGAAGACAGtgagatgcagttgaaagctctggaaaggTTGACATTGGCTGATGCCACAACTTTTTAAACAACctgaaaaattaatttaaatttcaatcTGTAAAACAACATCACTGGCTGTCACATTCCTGCAGAGTATTTATTAGCATCACATCACCTCTGTTCAGAAGAGTACTTTTACTCATGTGGTTTCCCAGGCAGACCTCAGGAATGTTCTCCAGCTCTTCATACTGATAAAAGTCTTTATTTAGAAACAGACTCGGCTTTACAGAACAACCTAGGACAGACATGTTTCATACGTGTGTGTAGGTTTTCACCTGTTTGTTGACTCCCATGATCTTATCTGTTGTTCAGGTTCACCAATAAAACGAAGGCTGCGGGCCAATCACTCCTGTCAGAGGTAAGAACATCTGCTTCTTTTACCTTTTCAGGACGGCGTGCCACAGAGGTGTTGGGTAAATCAGTAAATGCTGGTTTGTTTTCATAGCAATAACAAATGAGCCGCCGCTGCTTTGTGCAGGTTTAAGGCCGTCACACAACAAATCCTCTCATCTCATTTAAATGAAGAAAGAGGCTAAATGCATTAGATTCCTTTTCTGGGCAGATCTGACTGAACTCTGACCTGCAGCTAGTCTGAGAGAGAGTGACTTCAACATCTGTATTGGTCATGTGAGGGTTGGAAAACTGCATACTGGCAAAACATTACATCCAGTTTCCCAGTTGTAATTACATCTTTGACACTGAGGTGAACTCAATTCAGAAACTGGTAATTGTTTAAACTCCACCATGACCTAAATGCAGCAATAGACAAGTTGAATGCAAATGTTAGTTCAAAGCACAGATGAACCTAAGTACAGCACGTTAGCATGGTAACAACAGTTGGGTGTTTACATCCTGATGTTTAGCATGTAACATCTACCAAACAAAGTTCTGCTACCTGACCTTACAGATTATCAGGTTTGGGTCCAGCTGGGGCCCTTATGTTACGTAATTCTTCGCGCTCTGATCATGTTTATTACAACAATTCTCTGTGCAAATTGTTCTCAGTATATAAAGTGTGGTCTGTTGAGCTATCAGTCAGTAAGAAATGAAATAAAGCTAAAATATAGTGGGTACTGGACAGGTTTGGGTCTCAAAAGGCCTGTGCAGAACTTTACTTTAACATACATGCAgacagcatgttagcatgataacaTTTCCTGTGTTAGCATGTTGGGAATAAAGTGCAGTATATGCTGACATGAGTTTGATAGTGTTGGATGACTTTTAATGTCCCCAGTGTCTTCCAGATCAGTGACTGGTTTATACTGGTATGTATACATGCTGacctcctgtctgtgtctccctCAGCCTCgacctgtctctcctctctcctgatTCCTCGTACGTCTGTTACTCGTCTGTGGATGGCGGTGATCCGTGCTCCTGCCGCCGCTCTCCGCGCCTCCTCACCAACGGATACTACAGCGTCACCGAGGACAGCTTCACCTGGGATGACTACGGCAACGTGTCGTTGACTCCCTGCAAAACCAACGTGTCATACAAGGAGAACCTGGTCAGGTGAGtgcagtttaaaaaacatttacaatacaGTTCTGATtacaaactttatttgtaaatattcTTTAAAGTCCGAGTGAAACTGTTCAACAGGCAGGAcagttttaaaagtttatttgaatgtttttctaacatatattaaaatatttattatgctTGAACTTCACATGAGCATGTTCAGATAGTAAGGTTTATATCAATTAGGATAGCTATGAGTTACCGCTAGGCGGacgacatacatacataaagtcagtgacttaggtttaggtactaacatttctgatggttatggtaagggtagaGCTAGCACACTAATTtctaaagcaaacatttatgtTCATCTGTCCAGCAGGAAGATTCTGCTCTCAAACTGAGAGAGGTtctttgaaagcatttttttgttgtaaagttttaaatttaccaaaatgtaaagtctggttccagacctctgaatcaGCACCCGTATCTCAGATTATTTTCAATTATGTGTGGTGTTGTGTTCACTGACAGCTTTTTTCCTAGTTGAAAAAGCAGCTGAGCCAATCAGGACTTTGTTACAGGGATCAAAAGAATGTTAATCTTCCAATGGCAGAGAACAACCATTTTATCAGCCTTAAGAGTTAATGATTCTCtgcagttgttgttttaagacaCATAAAAATTCTCTGCTTCTACAAGAAGGTGCAATTAACTAGTTACAAATTCCTCCCTCATGTAAAAATCCAGAATCTCTGAATACCGCACGCAAATATTGTTCATTTCTGATGTTTAACAAAAACAGtctgacaaagaaacacacacacacacacacacacacacacacacacacctctctttGTAGTGATGAGGTCATTCTCAGAAGCCAATCAGAGAGAGAGGTTCAGCACATGTTGAGCAGGTTTAAAAGCTGCATATGACTCAGGTTTGACATCTGCTGTGTTCAGGAGCCAGAGTGTGATGTCAACCGGCAGGGTTGCTGGGAGACCCTCGTGTTATTGAAACCTCATCATCAACATTAGAAGAGTTTCTTTGTTCTGTTGATGAACCTGCAGGTTTACTGTCTGTATTAAACTctgaatatttcattaaaaatctttgtcattttaataatgTAACTAActacatacaaatataaatgatgTCAGTGTTATACAAGAAATCTCAcagttgaaaacaaaaacaacacaacagagGCAGCTAAAAGGAACCAGTACAGACCCCGTGTACCCATTACATACACATGCAGATATACAAACATACCaatgtacacacatacagtcgTATGCAAAAGTTTAGGCACCCCTGAATATTTCCataattttcatttataaataattgggTGTTTGGATCAGCAATTTAATTTTGAGCTATCACATAACTGAAGGAGACAgtaatatttcagaaactgctgatctactgggattaaAGTTTTTCAGATGGTAGTgtcagaatttggcataaacagcatgaaagcatggatccatcctgccttcgatcaacagttcaggctggtggtggagTAAtagtgtgggggatattttcttggcacactttgggccccttaatACCAACTGAGCATAGTTTAAACAAGACAGCCTACctgtattgttgctgaccacgcCCTTTATGGCCACAGTGGACCCATCTTTTGATGGCTACTTCTAGCAGGATAATGCGCCATGTCCCAAAGCTCAAATCAACATGTAGTATGTTGATATTATGGTGTATTAGTAGGTTTAGTAAATCAAAGAATCAAGGTGTGAATCATCTGAGCCACAACCTCCAGAGCGATAGCACATAGTGGTTAGTGAAACAATTTAATTTGTTCTTATTTGTTAGAAAATCTCCTGCCATTCCTTGTTTTATGtgataaaataaactatttatcTTTGGGCGTTGGATTTGAAGCTGTCACCTGTGCTTTTGGCTGCTtttaatggacatttttcagtattttctgacattttatacaaaAATTAGTCAATTGAAACCCACCTGCATGTGTTTTTGGTGTGCCAAAGAggcatacatttaaaaaaaggtacatttaacaaagtattaagcagattaatctataatgaaaaCAATCGTTTATTGCAGCCTTATTCTGTTcttcatttataaaacaaacttttagAAAAACTTGAGATAATTAACTTATATTGCGTTTATTTAATGGACACAtcaataaagaataaattacaCACAATGATGATTTAGTGAGGGGAAAATGAGTTTATAAGGGAAACTGGGGGAAAGGAGggtaaaaagaaagaagcaaaaTTAATAGCAGTTAAAATAAGTCAGAAACATGACTGAGTCGAACATCAGGATCattgttcttgtgtttttgaCTTCTCAGGATTTTCCGGCGCAGACGGAGGCCCCGCAGTTCTCTGGCTAACTTGCTGAGTGACGTGACGGAGAGCTGCCAGTCGTGGCTGGATGAGAAAGTCTTCAGAGGCGTATTCAGAACAGGACAGAACCAAAACCAGAACTGGGATCAAGACCAGGACCAGGACACGGTCCAGGACTGGGCTAGGAGCAGCCAGGAAAGCCTAGTCCCGTTCGACGAATCATCCTGGTCTGAATTTAACAGCACCAAGCTGGACGACAGTCTCAGCTTCACTTATGGTGAGTAACAGAGGAGGTTTCAGTTCAGCCAAATTACACCACAGTTCAGTCCAAATTTCCAGATCCACCGGCAGCCCTCATAAGGACTGTTTCTACAGCAGAAAGGTTctgttattatatattttgctgctgtttttttttcttcatcgTGTTGGAGTGAGCTGAAATCTCAGACACAATTAAAACCAAAACTTCTTTTAGGAGAACGGATGATTTGCTCTGTTAGTGCTGGTTTCAAACTGGTCTGTTGATGCCAATACGTCAGTGCAATATCAGCTGATATTCACTCAAATTATCTAAGATTGGAGATATTTGGGGCACCTTCTTGACCTTTGAACCTGGGACTTTGTAGTTGGTTGCATGTTAATccttttcaattcaattaaaactATATTTTCTGATCTTTCACTTAAATTTAGCTTAAAATACAGGATGCTTtaacctcctcctcttcatctcttcttccaCCTCACAGGCCTCCAAGTGGTTTAGTCTCGCGTTTCTAATGTGAGGCAACAACAGAaagtgttcatttatttatttttataatgtatttaaaagggacagtgcacattaatgaacATATCAGATTTGACCAATGTAAATATACCAGATTTAGCCAgaagtttatttttcatctgtagttTTCATTAACATGGAGcgaccaagcgggaagcttccggtctgagaagCGAGGCCAAcgtggaagtcccttaaacctgcattctattgaaagaccagcagggggcaactccactggttgcaaaaatacagcataatgttcatttagtaaatgatagtcccatttagaggaaaatagaccataaagcagaatATGCGTCAGGGCGGGACTATctgtgacctgtcaatcaagctaGAGTGATTGTACtcatggcactgtgtaaatttactCAGTGCCATTGAAAAGGCTTATTATgagttggctgttcattttctctggtgagtacatttcgttttaaccatgttttagctagacaaaattatcatcccATTATCATTATCACTATCCTTAGACTTTTGGTGCTC
This genomic window contains:
- the tmem71 gene encoding transmembrane protein 71 encodes the protein MALFFSGAVTSSPIKRRLRANHSCQSLDLSLLSPDSSYVCYSSVDGGDPCSCRRSPRLLTNGYYSVTEDSFTWDDYGNVSLTPCKTNVSYKENLVRIFRRRRRPRSSLANLLSDVTESCQSWLDEKVFRGVFRTGQNQNQNWDQDQDQDTVQDWARSSQESLVPFDESSWSEFNSTKLDDSLSFTYDHTEIPPLPDKVAPSSKLLIQEEICSETCQSKEQFTQSLGGLSEVLPPSPFYTNSCCCQASPKPAGLTIKALLLFIFTIFIFTALYSGCLWWSASVTSTVFMMITTFMFLMKSGPMGEWRRAKTEDITSRNE